A DNA window from Enterobacter cloacae subsp. cloacae ATCC 13047 contains the following coding sequences:
- the lipA gene encoding lipoyl synthase — protein MSKPIVMERGVKYRDADKMALIPVKNVATEREALLRKPEWMKIKLPADSSRIQGIKAAMRKNGLHSVCEEASCPNLAECFNHGTATFMILGAICTRRCPFCDVAHGRPVAPDANEPQKLAQTIADMALRYVVITSVDRDDLRDGGAQHFADCITAIREKSPNIKIETLVPDFRGRMDRALDILTATPPDVFNHNLENVPRLYRQVRPGADYNWSLKLLERFKEAHPHIPTKSGLMVGLGETNDEIIEVMRDLRRHGVTMLTLGQYLQPSRHHLPVQRYVSPDEFDEMKAEAMAMGFTHAACGPFVRSSYHADMQAKGEEVK, from the coding sequence ATGAGTAAACCCATTGTGATGGAACGCGGTGTTAAATACCGCGATGCCGATAAAATGGCCCTTATCCCGGTTAAAAACGTGGCTACAGAGCGCGAGGCGCTGTTAAGAAAACCGGAATGGATGAAAATCAAACTTCCGGCCGACTCTTCGCGTATCCAGGGGATCAAAGCGGCGATGCGTAAGAATGGCCTTCACTCTGTATGTGAAGAAGCCTCTTGCCCGAACCTTGCTGAGTGTTTCAACCACGGCACCGCGACGTTTATGATTCTGGGTGCTATCTGTACCCGTCGTTGCCCGTTCTGCGATGTTGCTCATGGCCGCCCGGTGGCACCAGATGCAAACGAACCTCAAAAACTGGCGCAGACCATCGCTGATATGGCGCTGCGTTATGTGGTCATTACCTCCGTTGACCGTGATGACCTGCGTGATGGGGGTGCTCAGCACTTTGCTGACTGCATTACTGCCATTCGCGAGAAAAGCCCGAACATTAAGATTGAGACGCTGGTGCCGGATTTCCGTGGTCGTATGGACCGCGCGCTGGATATCCTGACCGCAACGCCACCAGACGTCTTTAACCACAACCTGGAGAACGTACCGCGTCTCTACCGTCAGGTGCGTCCGGGTGCTGACTACAACTGGTCCCTGAAGCTGCTGGAGCGTTTTAAAGAAGCGCATCCACATATTCCTACCAAGTCAGGTCTGATGGTTGGTCTTGGTGAGACCAATGACGAAATCATCGAAGTGATGCGCGATCTGCGTCGCCACGGCGTGACCATGCTGACGCTGGGCCAGTATCTGCAGCCAAGCCGTCATCACCTGCCGGTGCAGCGCTACGTTAGCCCGGATGAATTTGATGAGATGAAAGCGGAAGCGATGGCGATGGGCTTCACCCATGCTGCCTGCGGTCCGTTTGTGCGTTCCTCTTACCATGCCGATATGCAGGCAAAAGGCGAAGAAGTTAAATAA
- the lipB gene encoding lipoyl(octanoyl) transferase LipB — MYQDKILVRHLGLQPYEPVSQAMHDFTDSRDDTTPDEIWLVEHLPVFTQGQAGKAEHLLMTGDIPVIQSDRGGQVTYHGPGQQVMYVLLNLKRRKLGVRELVTLLEQTVVNTLAEYGIDAHPRADAPGVYVGEMKICSLGLRIRKGCSFHGLALNINMDLKPFQRINPCGYAGMEMTQMCQWVDTATTENIRPVLLANMLALLNNPPHEYITA; from the coding sequence TTGTATCAGGATAAAATTCTTGTCCGTCATCTCGGGCTGCAACCTTATGAGCCTGTCTCCCAGGCTATGCATGACTTCACCGACTCACGCGATGACACCACCCCCGATGAAATCTGGCTGGTAGAACACCTGCCAGTGTTTACGCAGGGGCAAGCGGGAAAAGCGGAACATTTATTGATGACGGGCGATATCCCGGTTATTCAGAGCGACCGCGGCGGGCAGGTTACGTACCATGGCCCAGGGCAACAGGTGATGTACGTTCTCCTGAACCTCAAACGCAGAAAGCTGGGCGTACGTGAACTGGTCACTCTGCTTGAGCAAACGGTCGTCAACACGCTAGCGGAATACGGTATTGATGCGCATCCGCGGGCCGACGCACCGGGAGTCTACGTGGGCGAGATGAAGATCTGCTCGCTGGGGCTGCGTATCCGTAAAGGCTGCTCGTTTCACGGGCTGGCTTTGAACATTAATATGGACTTGAAGCCCTTCCAGCGCATCAACCCCTGCGGCTATGCCGGGATGGAAATGACGCAAATGTGCCAGTGGGTTGATACGGCAACAACAGAAAATATCCGTCCTGTGCTTTTAGCTAATATGTTAGCACTACTTAACAATCCCCCGCACGAATATATCACTGCTTAA
- the rna gene encoding ribonuclease I — MFRKDIVIPSGAMALALCVFSAQADPLKATQYGDFDRYVLALSWQTGFCQSMAERNRNEPEECRLQKESNNKTDYLTVHGLWPGLPKSIAARGVDERRWMRFGCATRPIPNMPEAKASRKCSAAETGLSLSGAAKLNSVMPGAGGNSCLERYEYAKHGVCFGFDPDAYFGTMVRMNQEIKNSAVGKFLADNYGKTVSRKDFDNAVAKSWSKDNVKAFKLTCNGNPAYLTEMQISLKASTINNPLSAGSFAPQPHPGNCGKQFVIDKVGY, encoded by the coding sequence ATGTTCAGGAAGGATATCGTTATCCCGTCTGGCGCCATGGCGCTTGCACTCTGTGTCTTCTCCGCGCAGGCGGATCCGCTCAAAGCCACGCAGTATGGCGATTTCGATCGCTACGTTCTGGCGCTTTCCTGGCAAACCGGGTTCTGCCAGAGCATGGCTGAACGTAACCGTAACGAACCCGAAGAGTGCCGTCTGCAAAAAGAGAGCAATAACAAGACCGATTATCTGACCGTACACGGATTATGGCCGGGGCTGCCTAAATCCATCGCCGCACGCGGCGTGGATGAACGCCGCTGGATGCGTTTTGGCTGCGCGACCCGCCCAATCCCGAACATGCCGGAAGCCAAAGCCAGCCGCAAATGCTCAGCCGCCGAAACCGGGCTATCACTGTCGGGTGCCGCAAAGCTGAACAGCGTCATGCCCGGTGCTGGCGGTAACTCCTGCCTGGAACGCTATGAATATGCCAAACACGGTGTCTGCTTCGGCTTTGATCCTGACGCCTATTTCGGCACCATGGTACGGATGAATCAGGAGATAAAAAACAGCGCGGTGGGTAAATTCCTGGCGGATAACTACGGTAAAACGGTAAGCCGTAAAGATTTTGATAACGCCGTGGCGAAAAGCTGGAGCAAAGACAATGTCAAAGCATTCAAACTGACCTGCAATGGTAATCCGGCCTATCTGACCGAAATGCAGATCTCGCTTAAGGCCAGCACCATTAATAACCCGCTGTCTGCCGGCTCTTTTGCGCCACAGCCACATCCGGGTAACTGTGGCAAACAGTTTGTTATCGATAAAGTGGGTTACTGA
- the rnk gene encoding nucleoside diphosphate kinase regulator, with product MSRPTIIINELDAERIDRLLEKPEFASLPVADALNEELDRAQMCTPESMPHDVVTMNSQVKFRNLTTGEELTRTLVYPAQMTDSSAQLSVLAPVGAALLGLRTGDTIHWELPGGASTHLEVLALLYQPEAAGDYLR from the coding sequence ATGTCCAGACCCACCATCATTATCAATGAACTTGACGCAGAACGTATTGACCGACTTCTGGAGAAACCAGAATTCGCCTCGCTCCCGGTAGCCGATGCCCTGAATGAAGAGCTCGACCGGGCGCAGATGTGTACCCCGGAGTCCATGCCGCATGACGTGGTCACCATGAACAGCCAGGTCAAATTCCGCAACCTGACAACGGGCGAAGAGTTAACCCGCACGCTGGTCTACCCGGCGCAAATGACCGACAGCAGCGCTCAGCTTTCCGTGCTGGCACCGGTCGGCGCGGCCCTGCTGGGCCTGCGTACGGGGGATACCATTCACTGGGAATTGCCGGGCGGTGCCTCGACCCATCTGGAAGTGCTGGCGTTGCTCTACCAGCCAGAAGCGGCAGGCGATTACCTGCGTTAA
- the pagP gene encoding lipid IV(A) palmitoyltransferase PagP, with protein MVNFASNTKNGNCIVILRNKFFFIFLFIFAQLTLSSVAQAEENATDKGWFSTFTDNVSQTWNAPEHYDLYVPAITWHARFAYDKEKTDKYNERPWGAGFGQSRWDEKGNWHGIYLMAFKDSFNKWEPIGGYGWEKTWRPLADDNFHVGLGYTAGVTARDNWNYIPIPVLLPLASIGYGPATFQMTYIPGTYNNGNVYFAWMRFQF; from the coding sequence ATGGTAAACTTTGCCTCGAATACTAAGAATGGTAATTGCATTGTGATCTTACGTAATAAATTTTTCTTCATTTTTCTGTTTATTTTTGCACAGTTAACGCTCTCTTCTGTGGCACAGGCTGAAGAGAACGCGACGGATAAGGGCTGGTTCTCCACCTTTACAGATAATGTTTCGCAGACCTGGAATGCGCCAGAGCACTATGATCTCTACGTGCCGGCCATCACCTGGCATGCACGCTTTGCCTACGACAAAGAAAAGACCGATAAATATAACGAGCGCCCGTGGGGGGCAGGTTTTGGTCAGTCGCGCTGGGACGAAAAGGGCAACTGGCACGGTATTTATCTGATGGCCTTTAAAGACTCCTTTAACAAATGGGAACCGATCGGTGGCTATGGCTGGGAGAAAACCTGGCGTCCGTTAGCTGACGACAACTTCCACGTTGGCCTGGGCTATACCGCCGGGGTGACTGCACGCGACAACTGGAACTATATCCCCATTCCGGTTCTGCTGCCGCTGGCCTCAATTGGTTATGGCCCTGCAACGTTCCAGATGACCTACATTCCCGGTACGTACAACAACGGTAACGTTTACTTCGCCTGGATGCGTTTTCAGTTTTAA
- a CDS encoding flavin reductase family protein, producing MYFYQPSQGHGLPHDPLNAIIGPRPIGWISSCDQAGQINLAPYSFFNCFNYRPPIIGFSSNGWKDSVRNINETGEFVWNLATRDLAEAMNLTSATLPHDQDEFSFSGLTPAASQLVKAPRVAESPVNFECRLSQCIQLTGADGTPVDTWLVLGEVVGIHIAESLLEEGIYQTAKAQPILRAGGPTAYYGISDEHRFDMVRPIVDQ from the coding sequence ATGTACTTTTATCAACCGTCACAGGGGCATGGCCTGCCGCATGACCCGCTGAATGCCATTATTGGTCCGCGTCCGATTGGCTGGATCTCCTCCTGCGACCAGGCAGGACAGATCAACCTGGCACCGTATAGCTTCTTTAACTGCTTTAACTACCGCCCGCCGATTATTGGCTTTTCCAGCAACGGCTGGAAAGACAGCGTGCGTAATATTAACGAAACGGGTGAGTTTGTCTGGAACCTTGCCACGCGCGATCTGGCTGAGGCGATGAATCTCACCTCCGCTACGCTGCCTCACGATCAAGACGAGTTCTCTTTTTCCGGATTGACGCCAGCGGCAAGCCAGCTTGTAAAGGCGCCACGCGTGGCCGAGAGTCCGGTGAACTTTGAGTGCCGCCTGTCGCAGTGTATTCAGCTGACCGGCGCCGACGGCACACCGGTTGACACCTGGCTGGTGCTGGGCGAAGTCGTGGGGATTCATATTGCCGAATCGCTGCTGGAAGAGGGGATCTACCAGACGGCGAAAGCGCAGCCCATCCTGCGTGCGGGTGGGCCGACGGCCTATTATGGCATCAGTGATGAACACCGCTTCGATATGGTGCGCCCGATTGTGGATCAGTAA
- the dacA gene encoding D-alanyl-D-alanine carboxypeptidase DacA, whose product MKTTFSARFVQRMALTTALCAAALSAAHADDLNIKTMIPGVPQIDAESYILIDYNSGKVLAEQNADARRDPASLTKMMTSYVIGQAMKAGKFKETDLVTIGNDAWATGNPVFKGSSLMFLKPGMQVPVSQLIRGINLQSGNDACVAMADFAAGSQDAFVGLMNSYVSALGLKNSHFQTVHGLDAEGQYSSARDMALIGQALIRDVPNEYAIYKEKEFTFNGIRQTNRNGLLWDNSLNVDGIKTGHTDKAGYNLVASATEGQMRLISAVMGGRTFKGRETESKKLLTWGFRFFETVNPLKAGKEFASEPVWFGDNDRASLGVDKDLYLTIPRGRMKDLKASYVLNTTELHAPLQKNQVVGTINFQLDGKTIDQRPLVVLQEIPEGNFFGKIIDYIKLMFHHWFG is encoded by the coding sequence ATGAAGACCACTTTTTCTGCTCGTTTTGTGCAGCGCATGGCGCTGACCACGGCCCTTTGCGCTGCTGCGCTCTCCGCAGCTCACGCCGATGACCTGAACATCAAGACCATGATCCCTGGCGTTCCGCAAATCGATGCGGAATCCTACATCCTGATCGATTACAACTCTGGCAAAGTTCTGGCAGAACAGAATGCCGATGCCCGCCGCGATCCGGCCAGCCTGACGAAAATGATGACCAGCTACGTTATCGGCCAGGCGATGAAGGCAGGTAAATTTAAAGAAACAGACCTGGTCACCATCGGTAACGATGCGTGGGCAACCGGGAACCCGGTCTTTAAAGGCTCCTCTTTAATGTTCCTGAAACCGGGTATGCAGGTTCCTGTCTCTCAGCTGATTCGTGGTATCAACCTGCAGTCCGGTAACGACGCCTGTGTCGCCATGGCCGATTTCGCTGCGGGCAGCCAGGATGCGTTTGTGGGCCTGATGAACAGCTACGTTTCTGCGCTGGGCCTGAAAAACAGCCACTTCCAGACCGTTCACGGCCTGGATGCGGAGGGTCAGTACAGCTCTGCGCGCGATATGGCGCTGATTGGCCAGGCGCTGATCCGCGATGTACCGAACGAATACGCCATCTATAAAGAGAAAGAGTTTACCTTCAACGGTATTCGCCAGACCAACCGTAACGGCCTGCTGTGGGATAACAGCCTGAACGTTGACGGCATCAAAACCGGCCATACCGACAAAGCGGGTTACAACCTGGTCGCCTCTGCTACCGAAGGTCAGATGCGCCTGATCTCTGCCGTGATGGGCGGTCGTACCTTTAAAGGCCGTGAGACAGAAAGCAAAAAACTGCTGACCTGGGGCTTCCGTTTCTTCGAAACCGTGAACCCACTGAAAGCAGGCAAAGAGTTTGCCTCTGAGCCGGTCTGGTTCGGTGATAACGATCGCGCCTCCCTGGGCGTGGACAAAGATCTGTACCTGACCATTCCACGCGGACGCATGAAAGACCTGAAAGCCAGCTACGTGCTGAACACCACCGAGCTGCATGCACCGCTGCAGAAAAACCAGGTTGTAGGCACCATCAACTTCCAGCTGGATGGCAAAACTATCGATCAGCGCCCGCTGGTTGTCCTGCAGGAAATTCCTGAAGGCAATTTCTTCGGCAAAATCATTGATTACATTAAATTGATGTTCCATCACTGGTTTGGCTAA
- the dcuC gene encoding anaerobic C4-dicarboxylate transporter DcuC, with protein MLTFFELLIGVVVIVGVARYIIKGYFATGVLFVGGLALLIVSALMGHQVLPASAASTGYTATDIVEYIKILLMSRGGDLGMMIMMLCGFAAYMSHIGANDMVVKLASRPLQYINSPYLLMVAAYFLACLMSLAVSSATGLGVLLMATLFPVMVNVGISRGAAAAICASPAAIILSPTSGDVVLAAKAAEMSLIDFAFKTTLPISIVAIVGMGIAHFFWQRYLDKKEHISHEMMDVNEITTTAPAFYSILPFTPIIGVLIFDGKWGPQLHIITILVICMLLAAMLEFIRGFNTQKVFSGLEVAYRGMADAFAGVVMLLVAAGVFAQGLSTIGFIQSLISIATSFGSASIILMLVLVVLTMLAAMTTGSGNAPFYAFVEMIPKLAHSSGINPAYLSIPMLQASNLGRTISPVSGVVVAVAGMAKISPFEVVKRTSVPVLVGLIIVIIATEVLVPGAA; from the coding sequence ATGCTTACGTTTTTCGAGCTCCTTATCGGAGTCGTCGTCATTGTCGGTGTAGCACGCTACATCATTAAGGGGTATTTCGCCACGGGCGTGTTATTTGTCGGCGGCCTGGCCTTGCTGATCGTTAGCGCCCTGATGGGTCACCAGGTCTTACCCGCCAGCGCAGCCAGCACCGGGTATACCGCCACAGACATTGTTGAATACATTAAAATTCTGCTCATGAGCCGCGGTGGCGATCTGGGCATGATGATCATGATGCTGTGCGGTTTTGCCGCATACATGAGCCATATTGGTGCCAACGATATGGTCGTGAAGCTGGCCTCCAGACCGCTGCAGTACATCAACTCCCCGTATCTGCTGATGGTTGCAGCCTACTTCCTCGCCTGTCTGATGTCGCTGGCCGTGTCGTCAGCCACTGGCCTGGGGGTGTTGTTAATGGCTACCCTGTTCCCGGTGATGGTTAACGTCGGCATTAGCCGTGGTGCAGCGGCGGCTATCTGCGCCTCTCCGGCGGCCATTATTCTCTCCCCTACCTCTGGCGACGTCGTACTGGCGGCGAAAGCCGCGGAAATGTCACTCATCGATTTCGCCTTTAAAACCACGCTGCCGATTTCCATTGTGGCTATCGTGGGCATGGGGATCGCGCATTTCTTCTGGCAGCGTTATCTCGATAAAAAAGAGCACATTAGCCACGAAATGATGGACGTGAATGAAATCACCACCACCGCCCCGGCGTTCTATTCCATTCTGCCGTTCACGCCTATCATCGGCGTGCTGATTTTTGACGGCAAATGGGGACCACAGCTGCACATCATTACCATTCTGGTTATCTGTATGTTGCTGGCCGCCATGCTGGAATTTATTCGTGGTTTCAACACTCAGAAGGTATTTTCTGGCCTGGAAGTGGCGTATCGCGGTATGGCTGATGCGTTTGCAGGCGTTGTGATGCTGTTGGTGGCGGCAGGCGTCTTCGCGCAGGGTCTGAGCACTATCGGCTTTATTCAGAGCCTCATCTCTATCGCCACGTCGTTCGGCTCTGCCAGCATTATCCTGATGCTGGTACTGGTGGTGCTGACCATGCTGGCGGCAATGACCACCGGTTCAGGCAACGCGCCGTTCTACGCCTTCGTTGAGATGATCCCAAAACTGGCACATTCTTCCGGTATTAACCCGGCTTACCTCTCCATTCCCATGCTGCAGGCGTCTAACCTCGGTCGTACCATTTCGCCGGTATCGGGTGTCGTAGTCGCGGTCGCCGGGATGGCAAAAATCTCGCCGTTCGAAGTGGTAAAACGCACGTCGGTCCCGGTGCTTGTGGGCCTGATCATCGTGATTATCGCAACCGAAGTGCTGGTTCCTGGCGCAGCCTGA
- the ybeD gene encoding DUF493 family protein YbeD gives MKTKLNELLEFPTPFTYKVMGLAKPELVDQVVEVVQRHAPGDYSPSVKPSSKGNYHSVSITITATHIEQVETLYEELGNIEIVRMVL, from the coding sequence ATGAAAACCAAACTTAACGAACTGCTTGAATTCCCTACCCCATTTACTTACAAAGTAATGGGTCTGGCGAAACCTGAGCTGGTTGATCAGGTGGTTGAAGTGGTACAGCGCCATGCGCCGGGTGACTACTCTCCGTCAGTAAAACCAAGCAGCAAGGGCAACTACCACTCGGTATCTATTACCATTACCGCAACACACATTGAGCAGGTTGAGACACTGTACGAAGAGCTCGGCAATATCGAAATTGTTCGTATGGTGCTGTAG
- a CDS encoding deaminated glutathione amidase, with protein sequence MYVAVGQFAVTPRWHENAAQCVSLMKQAQQKGASLLVLPEALLARDDNDPDLSVKSAQPLDGAFLQQLLAESAGNDMTTILTLHVPSTPGRAVNKLVAIRGGVIIASYAKLHLYDAFSIQESRLVDPGECVPPLIAVDGLNIGLMTCYDLRFPELALSLALQGADVLVLPAAWVKGPLKEHHWATLLTARALDTTCYVVAAGECGNKNIGQSRVIDPLGVTIAAAAEGPVLLMAEIISERIALARQQLPVLRNRRFAPPQLL encoded by the coding sequence ATGTATGTTGCGGTAGGGCAGTTTGCGGTCACGCCTCGCTGGCATGAGAATGCAGCGCAGTGTGTCTCGCTGATGAAACAGGCACAACAGAAGGGGGCGTCGTTGCTGGTGCTGCCAGAGGCCTTGCTGGCTCGCGATGATAACGACCCGGATTTATCGGTGAAATCCGCGCAGCCGCTGGATGGCGCGTTTTTACAGCAATTACTGGCCGAGAGTGCGGGTAATGACATGACCACAATTTTGACGCTCCATGTGCCGTCTACGCCCGGCCGGGCAGTTAACAAACTGGTAGCCATCCGTGGCGGCGTCATCATCGCCAGCTATGCCAAGCTTCATCTCTATGATGCGTTCAGTATCCAGGAGTCGCGCCTGGTTGACCCGGGGGAGTGCGTTCCGCCCCTGATCGCGGTTGATGGTTTAAACATTGGGCTGATGACCTGCTACGATTTGCGTTTTCCTGAGCTGGCGTTGAGCCTGGCATTACAGGGAGCGGATGTGCTTGTTCTGCCTGCCGCGTGGGTTAAAGGGCCGCTGAAAGAGCATCACTGGGCCACGTTGCTTACGGCGCGCGCGCTGGATACCACCTGTTATGTGGTCGCGGCAGGGGAGTGCGGCAATAAAAATATCGGGCAGAGCAGGGTGATTGACCCGCTGGGCGTCACGATTGCCGCCGCAGCGGAAGGTCCGGTTTTACTGATGGCGGAGATAATTTCGGAAAGGATAGCGCTTGCACGGCAGCAATTACCTGTTCTTCGCAACCGACGTTTTGCGCCACCGCAATTATTGTGA
- the tatE gene encoding twin-arginine translocase subunit TatE, producing MGEISITKLLVVAALVVLLFGTKKLRTLGGDLGAAIKGFKKAMNDDDAAAKKSAEDTVPAEKLSHKE from the coding sequence ATGGGTGAGATTAGTATTACCAAACTGCTGGTGGTTGCCGCACTGGTCGTCCTGCTGTTTGGTACCAAGAAGTTACGCACGCTGGGTGGTGACCTGGGTGCCGCCATCAAAGGCTTTAAGAAAGCGATGAACGACGATGACGCGGCAGCGAAGAAAAGCGCCGAGGATACCGTTCCGGCTGAAAAGCTCTCTCACAAAGAGTAA
- the crcB gene encoding fluoride efflux transporter CrcB, giving the protein MLQLLLAVFIGGGTGSVARWFLSMRFNPLHQAIPMGTLAANLIGAFIIGMGLAWFNRMTHIDPMWKVLITTGFCGGLTTFSTFSAETVFLFQEGRIGWALLNVAINMLGSFAMTGIAFWLFSSVSPH; this is encoded by the coding sequence GTGTTACAACTCCTTTTAGCTGTTTTTATTGGTGGGGGGACGGGAAGCGTTGCGCGGTGGTTCCTGAGTATGCGGTTTAATCCACTGCATCAGGCGATTCCAATGGGAACACTGGCCGCAAACCTGATTGGTGCGTTTATCATTGGCATGGGTCTGGCCTGGTTTAACCGTATGACGCACATCGATCCCATGTGGAAAGTATTGATTACCACCGGGTTCTGCGGCGGTTTAACCACCTTCTCCACCTTTTCTGCGGAAACGGTGTTTTTGTTTCAGGAAGGCCGTATCGGCTGGGCGTTGCTGAACGTTGCGATAAATATGCTCGGCTCTTTTGCGATGACCGGGATCGCATTCTGGCTATTTTCTTCCGTCAGCCCCCACTAA
- a CDS encoding YbeF family transcriptional regulator: MEYNNLPAKRLNEPGGEDKPQIFRTLRNIDLNLLTIFEAVYVHKGIVNAAKILNLTPSAISQSIQKLRAIFPDPLFIRKGQGVTPTAYATHLHEYISQGLESILGALDLTGSYDKQRTITIGCSPSVGVLVMPAIYQAVKEHAPQLLLRNVPISEPDVQLAQFQTDLIIDSGSFSARALGQNVLYADNLVLVCRQQHPVLSEPLTIENLRNYDHSSFMTEGQSHHALRQRIDDIFPERQISFSSYNMFTTASLIGSSDMLCIMPSRLYHLLRKCWPLESIPLSQLNAESIEISLHYNKLSLRDPVLENVIRIIRQAF; the protein is encoded by the coding sequence GTGGAGTATAATAATTTACCAGCCAAACGCCTGAATGAACCCGGAGGCGAAGACAAGCCGCAAATTTTTCGGACTTTACGTAATATTGATCTCAATTTATTGACTATTTTTGAGGCGGTATATGTCCATAAGGGTATCGTTAACGCTGCGAAAATTCTTAATCTCACGCCCTCTGCAATAAGCCAGTCAATTCAAAAGCTGCGCGCTATATTTCCGGACCCGTTATTTATTCGTAAGGGACAGGGTGTTACCCCCACGGCTTACGCCACGCATCTGCATGAGTACATCAGCCAGGGGCTGGAGTCGATTCTGGGCGCGCTGGATTTAACCGGAAGCTACGACAAACAACGAACCATCACCATCGGCTGCTCTCCCTCTGTGGGGGTGTTGGTTATGCCTGCCATTTACCAGGCCGTAAAAGAGCATGCGCCGCAGTTGCTGCTGCGTAATGTACCAATCAGCGAACCTGACGTGCAGCTTGCCCAGTTCCAGACCGATTTAATTATCGACAGCGGCAGCTTCAGCGCCCGCGCGTTGGGGCAAAATGTCCTCTATGCCGACAACCTGGTGCTGGTCTGTCGCCAGCAGCATCCGGTGCTCAGCGAGCCGCTCACCATAGAAAATCTGCGTAACTACGATCACTCGTCATTTATGACGGAAGGACAGTCTCATCATGCGCTGCGCCAGCGTATCGATGACATTTTCCCGGAGCGCCAGATAAGCTTCAGCAGTTACAATATGTTCACTACCGCGTCCCTGATTGGCAGCAGTGACATGCTCTGCATCATGCCTTCGCGCCTGTATCATCTGCTGCGGAAATGCTGGCCGCTGGAGAGTATTCCGCTCAGCCAGTTGAATGCAGAATCTATTGAGATTTCACTGCATTACAATAAGCTCAGTCTGCGCGATCCGGTACTTGAAAATGTGATCCGCATCATCCGCCAGGCCTTCTGA
- the cspE gene encoding transcription antiterminator/RNA stability regulator CspE — translation MSKIKGNVKWFNESKGFGFITPEDGSKDVFVHFSAIQSNGFKTLAEGQRVEFEITNGAKGPSAANVIAL, via the coding sequence ATGTCTAAGATTAAAGGTAACGTTAAGTGGTTTAATGAGTCCAAAGGATTCGGTTTCATTACTCCTGAAGATGGCAGCAAAGACGTGTTCGTACACTTCTCTGCAATCCAGTCTAATGGTTTCAAAACTCTGGCTGAAGGTCAGCGTGTAGAGTTCGAAATCACTAACGGTGCCAAAGGCCCTTCTGCTGCTAACGTAATCGCTCTGTAA